From one Triticum urartu cultivar G1812 chromosome 3, Tu2.1, whole genome shotgun sequence genomic stretch:
- the LOC125542516 gene encoding GTP-binding protein YPTM2-like: MKLQIWDTAGQERFRTITSSYYRGAHGIIIVYDVTDQDSFNNVKQWLNEIDRYASENVNKLLVGNKSDLTDKRVVSYETAKAFADEIGIPFMETSAKNALNVEQAFMAMSASIKDRMASQPAANSARPATVQIRGQPVEQKTSCCSS, from the exons ATGAAGCTGCAAATC TGGGACACTGCTGGGCAAGAACGCTTCAGAACTATTACTAGCAGCTACTATCGAGGGGCTCACGGGATCATT ATTGTCTATGACGTGACAGACCAGGACAGCTTCAACAATGTGAAGCAGTGGTTGAACGAGATTGATCGCTATGCTAGTGAGAATGTTAACAAGCTTCTTGTAGGGAACAAATCTGATCTCACTGACAAAAGAGTTGTATCATATGAGACAGCGAAG GCATTTGCTGATGAGATTGGCATCCCATTCATGGAGACCAGTGCAAAGAATGCCTTGAACGTTGAGCAGGCTTTCATGGCTATGTCTGCTTCAATCAAGGACAG GATGGCGAGCCAGCCAGCCGCAAACAGCGCTCGCCCAGCCACGGTGCAGATACGCGGGCAACCTGTCGAACAGAAGACGAGCTGCTGCTCTTCTTGA